A segment of the Arachis hypogaea cultivar Tifrunner chromosome 5, arahy.Tifrunner.gnm2.J5K5, whole genome shotgun sequence genome:
ctattaaattaaataaaataattttaaattattatttatttttattttttatcttacatTTGAATTAACATTAGtcaactctctttttttttgtgcaaAAGATAATAGTCCCTACTTTTTGCCTTATATTTCTAGTCGAGTCGATCTCTcgtttttttggtaaaaaaaaatattagtctctaatatttttaaaagaaaaaaaaattacaaactcAAATCGAATAATACtttcacaaataaattaaaaagatgtcaaaaactaacttttaaaattaattaattttaaaatttataattaaaaatttatcatttagaacttaaaatttaaatttaatataaacaaaataatttttaaaaattaattaatatttgactaaaaaattagttatctaacatttttcataaatttattaacaAATACATATCATTTGTCAAACTctagattatttttatttaaattaataaaataatatttattgaaatatATAATGTGTAAATAAATTACGATTTTAACTACTTATTAAACATCTTAAATACATTGACCAAAAAATATTAAGTACACAAATCCAGTAGGAACTTTTTTTTAGTTTCCACGGTATGCCCTAACCCGACATGTCAAGGATTAATCCATCACGGTActgaactccatttaagggtttgccactggccaatgggttgctgcatgcacaagacgggattcgaacccccgacacttgtttaagcggactagtgagctaaccactagaccaacccaacttggttatctagtagagactttttttttttggtttcctacGGTATCCCCCAGCCCGGCAGGCCAAGGACTAATCcgccgcggtactgagctccatttaagggtttgccactggccaatgggttgctgcatgcacaaggcgggattcgaaccccgaCACTTTGTGAATAATGGCTTTTGtgaataatgtgaacaatgggCTCTAAAATTGGCCCAATAAAGTAAAAACGCACTACACCATCAAATTACCCacctaaatctttttttttttggtttcccatgGTATCCCCCAATCTGACAGGTCAagaactaatccgtcgcggatctgagctccatttaaaggtCTGTCGCTggtcaatgggttgctgcatgcacaaggcgggatttgaatccgtcgcggatctgagctccatttaagggtctgccgctggccaatgggttgctgcatgcacaaggcgggattcgaacctccgacacttgcttaagcggacgagtgagctgaccactcgaccaacccaagttgattacccacctaaatcttaatattaggataagggaaagtatggggagccaatggaatatatGTACAATGCGTACAATGaaggtttagggagtattagagatataaccattagtgttaccctTTTCCATCAGTGTAAGcctttgggatgagtggtatcatgacatgatattagagttttagatctgaaaggtcaagagttcgatccttggtgaattccaaaatcagtttaagcttttgggatgagtggttttatgcaaggttgcgagaaccgaactGGTCAATGAACCGGTAAAATAATTGGTTCAATGGTTCagaggttcaaccggtttaattatatatacaataaaagtaTTAACAAATTTAAATACCTCAGTCAGATTCTAATATAAACAATATTTTCTCTCAAATCCAGCAACCCATACTCAACAAAATACCATCAATaactcaaatccaacaaccaaaatcaaCAAAGCAAACAAATCAACAGAATCAACTCAGAATAAAAATCAGTATCATAGCATAAACAATAACCAATATAGTAAAGCACTGCCCATAACACCATCCACAACTGAATCACAAATCAAAATCATAGCATAACTCAGAATCAGAAAAATTCCAGCATAAACAACAAATAATGTAGTGAAGCATTACCCAACTGAATCAGAAAAAATCAGCAACCAGCAACCcataaatcaaaataaacaaaattaacaaaataaccgATGCGAGGTGACAAAACGGCAAATACTCCGCAGCCTGGTAGAGAGAGACGTCGCcgtgagagagacagagagaaagGACGTTGAGCTCCGACCCTCAGACAGAGAGAAAACTCGAAGAGAGAGACGGACACTAACAAATCGAGCAGCGACGACGACGGAGCAGTCCTTCACGGCGGCGATGCCAACAGCTCAGACTCGACGTTGAGGGGAGGTGACGATAATAGGTGTTGTTGACCTTGAAGAGAGCGACAGAGAGAGATCGCCGAAGAGACGACGACCGGTCGACGGCGACAAGAAGAGTAATGATCCGAAGAGATGACGACCGACTGACGACGACAAGGAGAAGAACAATGAGAAGAGTGCGACGGTGGGACAGTGATGGTGGCTGGGTTTAGGGTTTCTCAGAGacggaggggaggggaggggaggggaggggtgGGGTGGGGTGAGAAGAGTGCGACGGTGGAAGAGTGATGACGGCTAGGTTTAGAGTTTCTCAGAGacagagaaggaaagaaaagggaaGGGTGGGGGTGGAGTGGGTTGGGTATCTGTTGGGttgggtttatatatatatatatatatatatatatatatatatatatatattataaaaaatccgGTAACCCTAAAAAAATCAGTCGGTTCTGACGGTTCATTGGTTAACTGTCGGTTCGGCCGGTTTTTAGCTCGTTTTTGCTAAACAATTTTACAGTACAATCGAACTGATTAGATGACCGATTCTCGGTTAACCCGGTTGAACCGATCGATTCGGTTCAATTTTCAGAACAATGGttttatgacatgagatgtttattgaACATTCGATATATTCATGACCATTGTTCACgttatttagtattttcattgtatCTGAaacataatatatttaaaaaaaaaacctaaaatataatataattgcaTAGTTGTACATAAATCAGGTGTTAACTACCTGAAATATGGCCATATAATTTCGGATACACACTATCCTATTtgtgtaattaataattttttgatcTGTGTAcccataatatataataatatttataatcgtAATTCATCTAATATATGCATTTCGATAAATGTTATATTCTGGATTGATGCATTCCATTAACTTGCTAAGAGTGgaatttaatgtatgcatgctttTACAATACACGAGCAAACAAGATGCATTTGTCTCAAGTTAGGATTGGCATCTAATTCAATTCACACACATAGCCGCAGGTCTTGAATTCCTTCTCATCATGCAATCCATCACATGttttagaaaatcaaaaccaTAATGAGAATACGAAAAATAAGGCATAATCGACAACAGAAGAGGTAAACGGCAGAAGCAGAGTCAAATAAACAACTATGAAGTGATGAAATTAGCATACCATGACAAAATACAGCTCCGCTTGGCATGAGGAGGTTTTCTgcaacaacaacaccaacaacaCCCGTTTGCAGCATTCAATATTATCTGTGCTATCACAAGCGCCACCACTGCATCTAAAGCAAGATCCGAAGCCGGACTACTTCGATCCCGGAGATATATGCAGTATTCAGCACTAATCACCAGAACTTCAGAAGCCTGCAAAGCCAAAATTCCACAGTAACTGTTATTAGTATTACACTAACCAAACCTTTTCCCACATTATCATGTCTTGCTCAGTGAAGACATAGCAGAGATcacaaagaagaaagagagagagagatgtcgCGGAATGATTAAGTGGAGACCTTGACCCTGGTAACCTCAGCACC
Coding sequences within it:
- the LOC112799672 gene encoding uncharacterized protein, which encodes MEKKNVVVVAVSSVVAIFGILSAALAFGAEVTRVKASEVLVISAEYCIYLRDRSSPASDLALDAVVALVIAQIILNAANGCCWCCCCRKPPHAKRSCILSWNSRPAAMCVN